The genomic window CATAGCTGTATTTGGCATTTTTTATCATCTCAAGGTCATTCAAATAATCTCCAAATACCATAGTCTCACAGGGAGTTATTTTAAAAATTTCCTGTATCTTTTTTATGGCAGTTCCTTTATTTGCATTGGGATGTATCATGTCCAGCCACAATTTTCCAGAGACAGATATATTAAATCTATTTTCATAATTTGAAAAGTACTTATGGCTGTTTTCCTCAGAACCTTTAAAATCACATCATCTACTTGGGTCACATCCTCTACAATTTTGAAACGTGAGTAGTATCTAGCCACTTCTGACACCAGTCTCTCATCACTGCTCTCTATATAAGCAGACTTTTTACCACAGATAACAAGATAAGCCTCCTCTATACTTCTTCCTAACTCTATGAGTTCTAAGGTATCTTTTTTGTCGATGGTCACAGAAAACAATTCCTTTCCATTTTGTATTACATATGTACCGTTCTCTGCAATGAAGAGCATATCATCTTTTATAAAATCAAATTTTTCCAAAAGATTGTAGTACTGCCTCCCGCTAGCTGCAGAAAAGATAATATTTTTTTTTCGAATTTCTTTAAAAACCTGCCAAAATTCTTCATTTATTTTATGTTCATCATTGAGCAGACTTCCGTCCATATCAGTTGCTATTAGTTTAATCATTTGAACCTCCTAGACAATATTTCTGTGATTTGTTTGGTTATACATTTTCATAAAACATGGTAACTCTCTATAGTTATAAAGTCAATATCAAATATGAAATTAGTCAGATGCAGGGTATAAAAAAAGCAATTGTTTATTAAGAGGAATTTGCCTATAAAATTGGAATAGAGAAATGAAAAATTAAATAATAAACTAAGGAGGTCTCTATGAAATTTTTAAAATTTGACAACTCTCTTGTAAAGGCAGAGGCCATTTTGGCTCTTAGAATAAAATTTAGAAATAGTTTTAAGGAATCAGTTTGGAATGTTGAAATTTTTATTGAGGATATTTTATCGGAAGATGAAAAAAAATTTTTTTTTGAAAGTTATAAAAGCAAGGAGGAGGCGAAAGAGAGATTAGATGAGATAGTAAAAAAGATAGATATAGAGGTAATATAGTTGACTGTATTTTGTGCTAAATCAAAAAAATAGGGGATTTGATTATCCCCTTGTTCTCCCAAGATATTTAGTATATATTTTTTGGTCATAATTTCCCCAAAACTCAGATGTTTTTATAGATTCTGGAAATACTGTTAGATCACAAAGTTCATCTTTTGAAAACCAACGGGCCTCCTCTATAACCAGTCCATCACATTGTCTGCATAGAGGGTCTTTAACTCCTATCTCTCCGAAGACAATTTCCCCTTTCAGAAATATTTCTAAGTTGTGTGAATCATATTGAGGGTCTAGGAATTCACTGATGTATAGAATATCACCTGTTTCGATTGTGTAGCCTGTCTCTTCACAGGTTTCTCTTACTGCACAGGCATGTATATCACTGTCTACATCTTCTAAACCCCCACCTGGAGGAGCCCACCATTCATTACTGCTTTTAGAGTTTAGACTTTTTACTAACAGGATTTGATTGTTTTGGATAACGATGGCGGCTACACGGATTCTATATCTCATAAATGACCACCCTCCTTTTGAGTATAAAAATGAAAATTTGAAAAATAAATCTTCAATATATGTATACCAGTATTTTTTTATGTTCCTCTTGTCCTGAAAGGACTCAATTTAAAAATTTTATTATAAATCATAAAGGAATTTCAAACTCCTTTTGAAATATCTCTTTAGAATAATGAATATGTTTGAGGAGTGGGTGGCTATGAAAAAAATAATGTTGCTGTTGTTTGTTTTACTGTTGACTTTAGGTTGTGATTCTGAGAAAAAGCTAAGTTTTAGTGGTGAAAACACAAAATTAAAGAAGGAAATTGTGGGAATTCGTAGTCAACTTGATGAAGCAGGGATCCTTATATCCGAGCAGAATGAAAAAATAAAAGAGTTAGAGAGTATAGGGGAGCAAAATAAGATTGCCTTGACTGAAAAGGAAAGGATAATAAAAACATATGAAAGTGAAAATGAGTTACTAAAAAGTAAGAATATAGACCTTAATGAAGAGATGAAAAATAGGAATTTGGAGAGAGTTTATTGGATTATTTTTTTCATTGTAAATAATGCGCTTTGGTATGGCTACTCTAGAAAGAAGAGGGAATAAATAATAAAAGAGCTGCCTTAAGGCAGCTCTTTTATTATCTGAATATTTTAATTTATATTTTTTAGAATACAAATATTTTAGAAAGGAAACTCATCATCATCTTCAAATGATTCTGTTTCAGGTTGAGAATGTGAAGGTACTTGTGGTTTTGAAGGTTTTGAATAAGAGTTAGAATTAGAATATCCACCTTGAGAACTGTTGTTATCATAAGATGATTCGCTGTTTCTTCCCTCTAAAAATTCGACATTATCAACAATAACGTCATAAGTAGTCTTTTTTTCTCCCTCAACTTCGTATCTATTCATTTGGAGTCTACCTTGAACACCGGTTTTTCTGCCCTTTCTAAGGTATTCTCCTATTAATTCTGCAGTCTTACCAAAAGCAACACAGTTGATAAAATCAGTTTCTCCCTTTTTTAAAGGCCTGTCCACTGCCAGCGAAAATCTACAGTAAGCTGTACCACTTTGTGCATACTTTAATTCTGGGTCTCTCGTAAGTCTTCCTGTCAACACTACTAAATTCAATATAATCACCTTCCTAGATAAGTTTATTATTTAAAGTTGATACAAAATATCATAGAAAATCAACATTTCAGATCATTAGATCTCTATTTTCACTAGGGCATACTCTATCCATAATATATAGATAAGAGAATTATATCATAAAAATTCTGAAAACAAAATTTTAAATTTGACAAAGGATGTCTAAAGATAAATAGGGAGAATTAAGTTGATAGAATTTAAAGAAAAGTGACTGCACATTAATTTTTTTGGTTTTTTTAATAATTCTTATCAATAAATATCATATAAAAGAAGATGAAAAACTGATTTTTAGGAATCAATATCAGCAATTGATTTTAAAGGAATCTAACAAAAACATAACGAGGATCAATATGCAGGCATTTGAATTATATCTCTATTTAATCCAAATAAAATAGTTGAAAAATTCAATTCTATATAAAAAAAATATATTTTTATTTGAAAAATACAAAAATAATGAAGTGTTCAATTTTGAAGTAAGACAAAATTTGTATTTGTTACCGACTTAAATTTGTACTTTTCAAGACAAGACCCTTGATAATTACAGTAAAGTTGCAGGTTCAAACTTATAAAAAAGCAAAAAAAAATGACTATGGCATTTAGAATGATGAAAAAGTTATGCTATAATAGAAATTGATTAATAAAAAAGGGGGGGAAGGTTGTTGATTTTAAAAAAAAGGATTCATAAAACAAAAGGAGAATTAAAAAGAACATTGCTTAGATATAAAATAATTGTTGTTTTGCTTGCTGCTTATATTTTAGGATCGCACCTGGGGATATTTTAAGACATATTTTACTTTAGATTGTTTCCGAAATTAAATTATACTATATTGGGAGAGTAAATATGAAAAATAAGTTAATTATACTGATTTTATCGGGTTTGTTTTTTTCAACTACTGCTAAGGCAGACCAGGAAAATAAAATTTCACTCTCTGTAGGTGCAGGGGTTATCACACGGAATGGCATCTATCAGTCAGAGGATAAATATAAAACTTTTCCAGTGGCGGCTGTAAATCTGAAATATGATAATTTTTATATTAACTATGATGAAATAGGATATGATTTTTACAGTGAAGACGGTATGAAATTGGGAGTTATAGGAAAAGTCCATTTAGGATATGATTCTGAGGATTTGAAAGATGAATATGATTCTATGGAAGACAGGGATTTTGATTTTCATCTAGGTTTGAAAACCACATACAATTACGACATTTATAAATTTGTGACCTTTGCCACTGGCGATGTAAGCGGAGAGAGCGACGGCAAGAGCTTAGGATTTGAAGGCAGTGCTAGGTATACAATGATTGACGGGAAGCTATACTTCATACCTGCTGCTGGAGTTACCTATGTAGACGGAGATTTTGTAGATTATTTCTACGGGGTGAAGGGAAGCGAGGCCGTCGCCGGAGGAATAAATGACGGATTAGAGTATAGAGGTGCAGGTGATGTCATCTACGGATTAAAGGGAACTTTTAACTATATCTATAACAAGGACCTTTCATTTCAATGGATAAATGGAGTGAAATTATATGGCGGTAACATAAATAATTCCCCCATTGTTAGAAAAGATTATTCTGTTTATACAGGACTGGTTATAAGTTACAGATTTTTATAGGGGCTTCAGGGCCTCTTTTTTGA from uncultured Ilyobacter sp. includes these protein-coding regions:
- a CDS encoding single-stranded DNA-binding protein is translated as MNLVVLTGRLTRDPELKYAQSGTAYCRFSLAVDRPLKKGETDFINCVAFGKTAELIGEYLRKGRKTGVQGRLQMNRYEVEGEKKTTYDVIVDNVEFLEGRNSESSYDNNSSQGGYSNSNSYSKPSKPQVPSHSQPETESFEDDDEFPF
- a CDS encoding MipA/OmpV family protein, which gives rise to MKNKLIILILSGLFFSTTAKADQENKISLSVGAGVITRNGIYQSEDKYKTFPVAAVNLKYDNFYINYDEIGYDFYSEDGMKLGVIGKVHLGYDSEDLKDEYDSMEDRDFDFHLGLKTTYNYDIYKFVTFATGDVSGESDGKSLGFEGSARYTMIDGKLYFIPAAGVTYVDGDFVDYFYGVKGSEAVAGGINDGLEYRGAGDVIYGLKGTFNYIYNKDLSFQWINGVKLYGGNINNSPIVRKDYSVYTGLVISYRFL
- a CDS encoding NUDIX hydrolase, whose translation is MRYRIRVAAIVIQNNQILLVKSLNSKSSNEWWAPPGGGLEDVDSDIHACAVRETCEETGYTIETGDILYISEFLDPQYDSHNLEIFLKGEIVFGEIGVKDPLCRQCDGLVIEEARWFSKDELCDLTVFPESIKTSEFWGNYDQKIYTKYLGRTRG